Within the Desulfovibrio sp. genome, the region TATTCTTCATACCGGGCAAGGCGGGACTTGAGCCGATTGATGAAGGCCGTTTGCTCACCCACGCTCATGCGGTACCAGTCTTCTTCACGCAAAAGCATGATGTCGCTTTTGTAGGGCAGACCATCAAGAAATTCGGCCAGAACGCCCAGTTCCGCAAGGTTCTTGCCCTGCGTGGGCATGTTGGGGTCGCGCGCCATGCGGGTTGATGCTGAAAGCACCCCCTGGAAGAAGTCGCGGGAATCCGTTTTCTTGGTGCGCTCGCCGCTGTCGATGATGGCCTTTATCTGGGCGCTGAGGTCGTTGAGCTGGTTCTTGGTCAACAGCACGGCAACCTCAACACTGGGGCTTTGCTCGCTTTTGGCAAGCCGTTTGAGGTCCATATCGGCGATCCAGGAACTGACCACGCTGGGGGCCTGGTTTTCATGCGCCCTGCCGAGATATTCCAGCTGCATGGCGTAGCCGAGCGTTGCGGCAAGGCGCGCGGCCTCTTCTTCGGCAGTGAGTTTTTGCGGTTTTTCGTCCTTGGGTTTGGTCATGATCTTGCCGGAAGCGGTATTTTTAACCATATCCACCATGCCGGTAGCCAGAACCTTGGCGACCTCCGCAAACTGCTTGGCCCCTGCTGCGGCCGTGGGCGCGGCCACAACCTGATAGTTGGAACGGTTGCCCGAAAGCTTGCTCAAAGCGCGGTAGCTTTGTTCGGCATAGGCATGGTTTTTGGCCCCGCCTGGGCTTTTGATATGCAATGCGGTTATCCAGATGCCTTTTTGCCGCGCAAAGTCATTGAGCTCGTTGGGGCCCATGCTCACGGACGCGTATTTGTCAGTGCTTTTGAGGGGCCCCGCGTCAGTGATAAGCAGAATGAGGCGTGAGGAGTAGCCGCTCCAGCTGAGCGATTCCACAGCCTTATAGACGCCAGCCAGAGAGTCCTCGTTGAAGTCGTGGCTTGAAACCGTGGCTTCCTGAACCTTGCCCAGTTTTTCTTCAAGGTTTTTACGGTCTTTTGCAGTGGCAAAGTCGCTCACCACTTCAGACACATACCCCAGACCGGGCGTGGCGGTTGTGCTGTTGCGAAACGCCACCACGGCAAAGCCCACGTTGTCTTCCAGCTTGTCCTGCTCGATCTTGTCATATATCTGCCTGACAACATTAAGGCTTTGATCGATGTAGGGCTT harbors:
- a CDS encoding vWA domain-containing protein, which gives rise to MRPAMTLYTLRAPFILFACALFVLFAMGTGVVCSTSAAHAAPLLLEGKKTLFQRVVSHPGARLVATPGSDAAVVKESVTPFTVFYVYARTNGWIQVGTGTASAEGWLEAAKATEWNQSLTLLFTPRTGREPVLFFNTEKALNDICAAPDMDTRLDKLGAEAATLLQGGKTPPADFPVLASEPADAAGAVSEKRFYLMPILDMKDPFDGVKFLRVASIDPGSLGGGQDGKGGPPKTGIALVIDTTISMKPYIDQSLNVVRQIYDKIEQDKLEDNVGFAVVAFRNSTTATPGLGYVSEVVSDFATAKDRKNLEEKLGKVQEATVSSHDFNEDSLAGVYKAVESLSWSGYSSRLILLITDAGPLKSTDKYASVSMGPNELNDFARQKGIWITALHIKSPGGAKNHAYAEQSYRALSKLSGNRSNYQVVAAPTAAAGAKQFAEVAKVLATGMVDMVKNTASGKIMTKPKDEKPQKLTAEEEAARLAATLGYAMQLEYLGRAHENQAPSVVSSWIADMDLKRLAKSEQSPSVEVAVLLTKNQLNDLSAQIKAIIDSGERTKKTDSRDFFQGVLSASTRMARDPNMPTQGKNLAELGVLAEFLDGLPYKSDIMLLREEDWYRMSVGEQTAFINRLKSRLARYEEYDRDRANWESFGQSNPGDWVYRVPLSMLP